A genomic region of Streptococcus suis contains the following coding sequences:
- a CDS encoding adenylosuccinate synthase: MTSVVVVGTQWGDEGKGKITDFLSANAEVIARYQGGDNAGHTIVIDGTKYKLHLIPSGIFFPEKISVIGNGVVVNPKSLVKEINYLHDSGVTTDNLRISDRAHVILPYHIKLDQLQEESKGENKIGTTNKGIGPAYMDKAARVGIRIADLLDKEIFAERLRTNLAEKNRLFEKMYESTPIEFDEIFEEYYAYGQEIKKYVTDTSVILNDALDQGKRVLFEGAQGVMLDIDQGTYPFVTSSNPVAGGVTIGSGVGPSKIDKVVGVCKAYTSRVGDGPFPTELHDEIGDRIREIGKEYGTTTGRPRRVGWFDSVVMRHSRRVSGITNLSLNSIDVLSGLETLKICVAYDLDGERIDHYPASLEQLKRCKPIYEEMPGWSEDITGVRSLDELPEAARNYVRRISELVGVRISTFSVGPGREQTNILESVWSAK, encoded by the coding sequence ATGACATCAGTAGTTGTTGTAGGAACCCAGTGGGGCGACGAAGGTAAGGGTAAAATTACAGACTTCTTGTCTGCTAATGCTGAAGTAATCGCACGTTATCAAGGTGGTGATAACGCTGGACACACTATCGTTATCGATGGCACTAAGTATAAATTGCACTTGATTCCATCAGGAATCTTCTTCCCAGAAAAGATTTCTGTAATAGGTAATGGTGTGGTTGTCAATCCAAAATCTTTGGTGAAGGAAATCAACTATCTCCATGATTCAGGTGTGACAACAGATAATTTGCGGATTTCAGACCGCGCACATGTCATCTTGCCTTACCACATCAAATTGGACCAGTTGCAAGAAGAGTCTAAAGGTGAGAACAAGATTGGTACAACCAACAAGGGTATCGGTCCTGCTTACATGGACAAGGCAGCTCGTGTCGGTATCCGTATTGCAGACCTCTTGGACAAGGAGATTTTTGCGGAGCGTTTGAGAACAAACTTGGCTGAGAAAAACCGTTTGTTTGAGAAAATGTATGAGTCAACTCCGATTGAGTTTGATGAAATCTTTGAAGAATACTATGCTTATGGTCAAGAAATCAAAAAGTATGTAACAGATACCTCTGTTATCTTGAACGATGCTCTCGATCAAGGTAAACGTGTCTTGTTTGAAGGTGCGCAAGGGGTTATGTTGGATATTGACCAAGGTACCTATCCATTCGTTACTTCTTCAAACCCAGTTGCTGGTGGTGTGACCATCGGTAGCGGTGTCGGCCCAAGCAAGATTGACAAGGTTGTTGGTGTATGTAAGGCCTACACTAGCCGTGTTGGTGACGGACCATTCCCAACTGAACTGCATGATGAAATCGGAGACCGTATCCGAGAAATCGGTAAAGAATACGGTACGACAACTGGCCGTCCACGTCGCGTTGGTTGGTTTGACTCAGTGGTCATGCGCCATAGCCGCCGTGTGTCAGGTATTACCAACTTGTCCCTCAACTCAATCGACGTCTTGTCAGGTCTTGAGACCTTGAAAATCTGCGTGGCTTATGACTTGGATGGTGAGCGTATTGACCACTACCCTGCAAGTTTGGAGCAACTCAAACGTTGCAAACCAATCTATGAAGAAATGCCAGGTTGGTCTGAAGACATCACAGGTGTACGTAGCCTGGATGAATTGCCAGAAGCGGCTCGCAACTATGTTCGTCGTATCAGCGAATTGGTCGGCGTTCGTATCTCAACCTTCTCAGTAGGTCCTGGCCGTGAACAGACCAACATCCTTGAGAGTGTATGGAGCGCAAAATAG
- the yajC gene encoding preprotein translocase subunit YajC, producing MEGLFLPLVMVAMIGFMFYSQRKQQKQRQEALNQIKKGDEIVTIGGLFGIVDEIDDKKVVLDVDGVYLTFERGAIRNRVASSGTTSAVVEEVAVETTEATPESAIEE from the coding sequence ATGGAAGGTTTATTTTTGCCGCTTGTCATGGTTGCCATGATTGGTTTTATGTTCTATTCGCAACGTAAACAACAAAAACAACGTCAAGAAGCACTAAATCAAATCAAAAAAGGTGATGAAATTGTGACCATTGGTGGGCTATTTGGTATTGTCGATGAAATCGATGATAAAAAGGTTGTTCTCGATGTTGATGGTGTTTATTTGACATTTGAACGCGGTGCTATTCGTAATCGTGTAGCAAGTTCAGGTACTACATCTGCAGTTGTTGAAGAAGTGGCAGTTGAAACGACAGAAGCGACTCCAGAATCTGCAATTGAAGAATAA
- a CDS encoding DUF6359 domain-containing protein — MKIRNRSLFYTVGSVAVTAGLLLSLATSPIPSVHATEVAIENYPSLAITKSEVTIQGYLIAPLNSSGTAFDATNKTNLALGASMDTAAADTIPIQLKEPLRSQFNLVDHPELVGKLVRITGTSDTYMKRAGIKPATAIEIVDSSSTNVQPPTSENTTTESSDLVSTPIATVRSGAQGTEYTVSGKIISLVNSWGGNGFYLQGSDGAGIYIYPGAALGYQPGDTVQLTGTLGEYKGELQLTTVSNHKAISEHFNTPITETNIAQLATQAQATLVSLKNLTVGDIQSDSYQNSTFTVTDSEGQTVDVRLDSRTGIKTADLLNHINKGDKINLTAILSTYNGKIQLKPFDLSHFEVVEKATTETASGKTETVTVGHIQGASHQSPLTNQSVILKNVVVTYVTSANNFYVQDVTPDGDVKTSDGINIFTDKLKTNVKVGDLVTIAGRVEEYLGKGYTERGETDLTITQIRATEVTVDGTAPVPSPIVLGLDRTIPADIIDNDGLAQFDPEQDALDFWESVEGMVVAVDDAKILGPLKNKEIYVTPATSQLPLNNVGGVNLRPEGNNTNIIPLLLKNGKQIVKSGDYFTGRIAGPVTYSYTNYKVYVDDSTLPTLHEGATKPEITTIIPNDDKLTIASYNIENFSADSKSTSDAKVQRIAKSFVSDLHSPDIIGLIEVQDNNGATNDGTTDASKSAERLIAAIQAAGGPTYTYVDIAPENNKDGGQEGGNIRVGFLYNSKRVSLSDKPIGTATQAVAWENGELNLSLGRIDPTNPAWAAVRKTLAAEFVFKGEKVVVLANHLNSKRGDNGLYGKIQPVSFKSEEKRHILAQIIADFTKTGLTQNPNANIVMLGDFNDYEFTKTIEILETGGMANLVSRHDASDRFSYFYNGNNQSLDNMLVSTNLLERYAFDMVHVNSAFMEEHGRASDHDPLLVQLDVTKAQEPTQPEPSDKQTDDSGTVNNSDDNGTTNNNKPTNLSTSDQTSVNTDDRSGATDKGQTTVTPTAKNNQKKILPKTGGETSFVLITIGLVILSACLVKKQKES, encoded by the coding sequence ATGAAGATTAGAAACCGTTCTCTCTTCTATACCGTAGGTTCTGTAGCGGTAACAGCCGGACTCTTGCTTAGTCTCGCCACTTCGCCCATACCATCTGTGCACGCTACTGAAGTGGCGATAGAGAATTATCCGTCACTTGCAATAACCAAGTCGGAAGTCACGATACAAGGCTATCTTATTGCACCACTTAATAGTAGCGGAACCGCTTTTGACGCTACCAACAAAACAAATTTAGCCCTTGGTGCAAGCATGGATACTGCGGCCGCCGACACTATCCCTATTCAACTAAAGGAACCACTTCGCAGCCAATTCAACCTCGTTGATCATCCCGAACTAGTCGGAAAATTGGTTCGCATCACAGGAACTAGCGATACATACATGAAGCGAGCTGGGATCAAACCAGCTACAGCGATTGAAATCGTAGATTCATCTTCTACTAATGTTCAGCCACCAACAAGTGAAAATACGACTACCGAGTCAAGTGACCTTGTTTCTACACCGATTGCTACTGTTCGTTCCGGTGCACAAGGAACAGAGTACACAGTCTCTGGTAAAATTATTAGCCTAGTAAACAGTTGGGGAGGAAATGGTTTCTACCTCCAAGGTTCTGACGGTGCTGGTATCTATATCTACCCTGGGGCTGCCTTGGGCTATCAGCCTGGTGATACCGTTCAATTAACAGGAACATTGGGTGAGTATAAAGGCGAACTCCAACTAACCACAGTTAGCAACCACAAGGCTATATCTGAGCATTTCAACACTCCTATTACAGAAACAAACATCGCTCAGTTAGCAACGCAAGCACAGGCAACACTAGTTTCTCTAAAAAACTTGACTGTCGGAGATATTCAAAGCGATAGCTATCAAAATTCTACCTTTACCGTAACTGACTCCGAAGGACAAACTGTGGATGTGCGTTTAGATAGTCGAACAGGTATCAAAACAGCTGATCTTTTGAACCATATCAACAAGGGAGATAAGATTAATCTAACCGCTATTTTATCCACTTATAATGGAAAAATACAATTAAAACCATTTGACCTCTCTCATTTTGAAGTCGTTGAAAAGGCAACAACAGAAACAGCATCAGGCAAGACCGAAACTGTAACAGTCGGTCACATTCAAGGTGCAAGTCACCAGTCACCTCTAACCAATCAATCTGTGATTCTTAAAAACGTCGTAGTAACCTACGTTACCTCTGCCAATAACTTCTACGTGCAGGATGTCACACCAGATGGAGACGTCAAAACATCTGACGGTATTAACATCTTTACTGACAAATTAAAAACAAATGTCAAGGTAGGAGATCTTGTCACTATCGCAGGACGTGTAGAAGAATACCTCGGAAAAGGTTATACAGAACGTGGTGAAACAGACTTAACCATCACACAAATTCGAGCTACTGAAGTAACTGTGGATGGGACTGCACCTGTACCATCTCCTATAGTCCTTGGTCTTGATCGAACCATCCCAGCCGATATTATTGACAACGACGGTTTGGCTCAATTTGATCCAGAACAAGATGCACTCGATTTCTGGGAATCCGTTGAAGGCATGGTGGTTGCCGTTGATGATGCAAAAATCCTCGGCCCACTAAAAAACAAGGAAATCTATGTCACTCCTGCCACTAGTCAACTTCCTTTAAACAATGTCGGAGGCGTCAACCTTCGCCCTGAAGGGAATAATACCAATATCATTCCACTACTTTTGAAAAATGGAAAACAGATCGTCAAATCAGGAGACTATTTTACCGGTCGTATTGCTGGACCAGTTACCTACTCTTACACCAATTATAAGGTCTATGTAGATGATAGCACCCTTCCAACCTTGCACGAAGGAGCTACAAAACCAGAAATAACAACCATTATCCCAAATGATGACAAGCTGACCATCGCTTCTTATAACATTGAAAACTTCTCTGCTGACAGTAAGTCAACATCAGACGCTAAAGTCCAACGTATTGCCAAATCCTTTGTTTCAGACCTACATTCTCCAGACATTATCGGATTGATTGAAGTGCAGGACAACAACGGTGCTACAAACGACGGTACAACTGATGCTAGTAAGAGTGCTGAGCGCCTGATTGCAGCCATTCAAGCAGCCGGCGGACCAACCTATACCTATGTGGATATTGCTCCTGAAAACAACAAAGACGGCGGACAAGAGGGAGGCAATATTCGCGTCGGCTTCCTCTACAACTCCAAACGTGTCAGCCTATCTGACAAACCAATCGGTACCGCAACACAGGCAGTAGCTTGGGAAAACGGCGAACTCAATCTCAGCCTGGGCCGAATCGACCCAACCAACCCTGCTTGGGCAGCTGTCCGCAAAACACTTGCAGCTGAATTCGTCTTCAAAGGCGAGAAAGTCGTTGTCCTTGCCAACCATCTCAACTCAAAACGCGGTGACAATGGTCTCTACGGAAAAATCCAACCCGTCAGCTTCAAGTCCGAAGAAAAACGCCACATACTAGCACAAATTATCGCTGACTTTACAAAAACAGGCTTAACTCAAAATCCAAATGCTAATATCGTTATGCTAGGCGACTTCAATGACTATGAATTTACTAAAACCATAGAAATTTTAGAAACAGGAGGAATGGCTAACCTCGTTAGTCGTCACGATGCATCCGATCGCTTCTCTTACTTCTATAATGGAAACAATCAGTCTCTTGACAATATGCTGGTATCAACTAACTTGTTGGAGCGCTATGCCTTTGATATGGTCCATGTCAATTCAGCCTTTATGGAAGAACATGGCAGAGCTTCTGACCACGATCCGCTATTGGTACAACTGGATGTGACAAAGGCACAAGAACCAACTCAACCAGAACCAAGCGACAAGCAGACAGATGACTCAGGAACAGTCAATAATAGTGATGACAATGGTACGACCAACAATAACAAGCCAACAAATCTTTCAACTTCTGATCAAACATCTGTAAATACTGATGACCGTTCTGGCGCTACAGACAAGGGACAAACAACCGTGACCCCTACTGCCAAAAACAATCAAAAGAAAATCCTTCCAAAGACAGGAGGAGAAACAAGCTTTGTACTTATCACAATCGGTCTCGTAATCTTGAGTGCCTGCCTTGTTAAAAAACAAAAAGAATCCTAA
- a CDS encoding isoprenyl transferase, producing MFKFNFKKKESIETAIEVPKHIAVIMDGNGRWAKKRMQPRIMGHKAGMDALQKVTKTASDLGVKVLTVYAFSTENWSRPEKEVKFIMNLPVEFYDKYVPELHANNVKIQMIGDHSKLPVPTLNALYKAEQKTKSNTGLILNFALNYGGRDEVTRAVKAIAQDVLDAKFNPGDIDEKLIADYLYTGTLSPTLRDPDLVIRTSGELRLSNFLPWQTAYSELYFTDIAWPDFDGEALKLAIKEYNRRHRRFGGV from the coding sequence ATGTTTAAATTTAATTTTAAAAAGAAAGAAAGCATTGAAACAGCAATTGAAGTCCCTAAGCATATCGCTGTGATTATGGATGGCAATGGCCGTTGGGCGAAAAAGCGGATGCAACCACGTATTATGGGGCATAAGGCTGGTATGGATGCACTTCAAAAGGTTACCAAGACGGCTTCTGATTTGGGAGTAAAGGTGTTGACTGTCTATGCCTTTTCTACAGAAAACTGGTCTCGACCGGAAAAAGAAGTGAAGTTTATCATGAATCTACCTGTGGAGTTTTATGATAAGTATGTTCCTGAACTCCATGCCAATAATGTCAAAATTCAGATGATTGGTGACCATTCCAAACTTCCTGTTCCGACTCTCAATGCGCTTTATAAAGCTGAACAAAAGACAAAGAGTAACACTGGTTTGATTCTCAATTTCGCTCTGAACTATGGCGGTCGTGATGAGGTGACTCGCGCAGTCAAGGCTATTGCGCAAGATGTTTTGGATGCCAAGTTCAATCCTGGTGATATTGATGAGAAATTAATAGCGGATTACCTCTATACAGGAACCTTATCACCAACATTACGTGATCCCGATCTAGTTATCCGTACAAGTGGTGAACTTCGTCTTAGCAACTTCCTGCCGTGGCAAACAGCCTACAGCGAGCTGTACTTTACAGATATTGCTTGGCCTGATTTTGATGGAGAAGCACTTAAATTAGCGATTAAAGAATACAACCGTCGCCACAGACGTTTTGGCGGTGTATAA
- the hslO gene encoding Hsp33 family molecular chaperone HslO, which translates to MDKIIKTLSKSGHFRAFVLDSTETVKTAQEKHDTMASSTVALGRTLIANQILAANEKGDTKITLKILASGAVGAIISVANTKVQVKGYIQNPDLDYKRTSTGEVIVGPLVGNGQFLVITDYGTGHPYNSMTPLISGEIGEDFAYFLTDSQQTPSAVGLNVLLDEEDKVKVAGGFLLQVLPGATEAEIARFEKRIQEMPAISSLLASENHIEALLSAIYGDDDFKRLSEEEIGFVCDCSKDRFLDALASLPKTDLQEMKDEDKGVDITCQFCQTHYHFDENDLEELING; encoded by the coding sequence ATGGATAAAATTATTAAAACACTATCAAAAAGCGGGCATTTCCGTGCCTTTGTGCTAGATAGCACAGAAACCGTGAAAACAGCCCAAGAAAAACACGACACTATGGCGTCGTCCACCGTTGCTCTGGGTCGCACCCTCATTGCCAATCAAATTTTGGCTGCCAATGAAAAAGGCGATACAAAAATCACCCTGAAAATCTTGGCCAGCGGTGCTGTTGGGGCTATCATCTCCGTTGCCAATACCAAAGTTCAGGTCAAGGGCTACATTCAAAATCCAGACTTGGATTACAAACGGACCTCAACTGGCGAAGTCATCGTTGGGCCTCTTGTGGGCAACGGGCAATTCCTGGTTATCACAGACTACGGAACAGGTCACCCTTACAATTCCATGACACCCTTGATTTCTGGTGAGATCGGTGAAGACTTTGCTTACTTTCTGACAGACAGCCAGCAGACACCATCTGCGGTAGGACTCAATGTCTTGTTGGACGAGGAAGATAAGGTCAAGGTAGCTGGCGGATTCTTGTTGCAAGTTTTACCAGGTGCAACCGAGGCTGAAATTGCCCGTTTCGAGAAACGCATCCAAGAAATGCCTGCCATTTCGAGCTTGCTGGCTTCTGAAAACCATATAGAAGCTCTGCTATCCGCCATTTATGGCGACGACGACTTCAAACGCCTGTCAGAAGAAGAAATCGGTTTTGTCTGCGACTGCTCTAAAGACCGCTTCCTCGATGCTCTGGCCAGCCTGCCAAAAACAGACCTGCAAGAGATGAAAGACGAAGACAAGGGCGTGGACATCACCTGTCAATTCTGCCAGACCCATTACCACTTTGACGAAAACGATTTGGAGGAACTCATCAATGGCTAA
- the gshAB gene encoding bifunctional glutamate--cysteine ligase GshA/glutathione synthetase GshB — protein sequence MLQKLSPNSPILQATFGIERESLRINSNHRVAQTPHPHKLGSRSFHPYIQTDYSEPQLELITPIAQSTKEARRLLGAITDVAARSMDKQEYLWPLSMPPMISEEEIQIAQLDSDYEYQYRVGLGERYGKLVQSMSGIHYNFELGKDLTQQLFELSEETDFIAFKNTLYLKLAQNFLNYRWLLTYLYGASSLAEKGFLTTEVGCVRSIRNSKYGYVNSDDVHISFSSLKQYVDDIEQAVQSGQLSAEKEFYSAVRLRGAKTSRDYLSKGISYLEFRSFDLNPYDPLAISQETLDTVHLFILSLLWLDQLTDVDNTLAKADKLNNLIALSHPHTPLPSKADATPILTAMKAIVAHFGLDDYYGQLIAHVEASLQDPHLTLSGKIAEQVEDGSLEKFGQQQGQVFHDYAWTAPYALKGYENMELSTQMILFDAIQLGLNVEILDEEDQFLKLWHGDHVEYIKNGNMTSKDNYVIPLAMANKVVTKKILDQAGFPVPAGAEFANKTDALRYYGQVASSAIVVKPKSTNFGLGISIFQEPASLTDYEKALDIAFSEDNHVLVEEFVAGTEYRFFVLDGKCEAVLLRVAANAVGDGSSTIRELVDQKNQDSLRGRDHRSPLEIINLGDIELLMLEQQGYTPDTVLPEGVQAFLRGNSNISTGGDSIDMTDQMDESYKQLAADMATAMGAWACGVDLIIPDRTKPASKDKPNCTCIELNFNPAMYLHTYTYAGPGQSITPKILKKLFPEL from the coding sequence ATGTTACAAAAATTATCACCAAACAGCCCCATTCTTCAGGCTACTTTTGGAATTGAGCGCGAATCACTTCGCATCAATTCAAACCACAGAGTTGCACAAACTCCCCATCCTCATAAACTGGGTTCTCGTAGCTTCCACCCCTATATCCAGACAGACTACAGCGAGCCACAGTTAGAATTGATTACACCAATCGCTCAGTCGACTAAGGAAGCTCGTCGCCTACTGGGAGCCATTACAGATGTTGCCGCACGTTCTATGGATAAGCAAGAATACCTCTGGCCCCTATCCATGCCACCTATGATTTCAGAAGAGGAAATCCAAATTGCTCAACTAGATAGCGACTATGAGTACCAATATCGTGTCGGTTTGGGGGAACGCTATGGTAAGCTCGTCCAATCTATGTCTGGCATCCACTATAATTTTGAATTAGGAAAAGACTTAACCCAACAACTTTTTGAATTAAGCGAGGAAACAGACTTTATCGCATTCAAAAATACCCTCTACCTCAAATTAGCACAAAACTTCCTCAACTATCGTTGGCTCTTAACCTACCTATACGGGGCAAGTAGCCTAGCCGAAAAAGGATTCCTAACTACGGAAGTCGGTTGCGTCCGTTCCATTCGTAATTCCAAGTACGGCTATGTCAACTCCGATGATGTTCATATTTCCTTTTCTTCTCTCAAACAGTACGTGGATGACATCGAACAAGCTGTCCAGTCTGGTCAACTATCCGCTGAGAAGGAATTTTACTCAGCTGTCCGCCTCCGTGGTGCCAAGACTAGCCGTGACTACCTCAGCAAGGGGATTTCTTATTTAGAATTCCGTTCCTTTGACCTTAACCCCTATGACCCGCTTGCTATTAGTCAGGAAACCCTTGATACAGTCCACCTCTTTATCTTATCTCTTCTTTGGCTAGACCAACTGACAGATGTTGATAACACCCTAGCAAAAGCAGATAAACTTAACAACCTCATCGCCCTTAGCCACCCACACACACCTCTACCTAGCAAGGCCGATGCCACGCCAATCTTGACAGCCATGAAAGCCATAGTTGCCCACTTTGGACTGGATGACTACTATGGCCAGCTCATTGCACATGTGGAGGCCTCTCTTCAAGACCCACATCTGACCCTTTCCGGAAAAATAGCAGAGCAGGTTGAAGATGGGTCTCTAGAAAAGTTTGGTCAGCAGCAAGGACAAGTCTTCCATGACTATGCTTGGACAGCCCCTTACGCCCTCAAGGGCTATGAAAACATGGAACTCTCCACCCAGATGATTCTCTTCGACGCCATTCAGCTGGGCTTGAACGTGGAGATTTTGGATGAAGAAGACCAATTTCTCAAACTCTGGCATGGCGACCATGTCGAGTACATCAAAAATGGCAACATGACCTCCAAGGACAACTACGTCATTCCTCTCGCCATGGCCAACAAGGTCGTGACCAAGAAAATCTTGGACCAGGCTGGTTTTCCAGTACCTGCGGGAGCGGAATTTGCAAACAAGACAGACGCCCTGCGGTACTACGGACAGGTAGCCAGCTCTGCTATTGTTGTCAAACCCAAATCCACCAACTTCGGCCTAGGCATCTCTATCTTCCAGGAGCCAGCCAGCCTTACGGACTATGAAAAAGCCCTTGACATCGCCTTTTCAGAAGACAACCATGTGCTAGTAGAGGAATTCGTGGCGGGAACCGAGTACCGCTTCTTCGTCCTGGACGGCAAGTGCGAGGCTGTCCTGCTCCGCGTCGCAGCCAATGCCGTGGGGGACGGTAGCTCAACCATCCGTGAATTGGTGGACCAAAAAAACCAAGATTCACTGCGTGGGCGTGACCACCGTTCACCGCTGGAAATCATTAACTTGGGCGACATCGAACTGCTTATGTTGGAGCAACAAGGCTACACACCCGATACAGTTTTGCCAGAGGGCGTTCAAGCCTTTCTGCGTGGCAATTCCAATATCTCAACGGGTGGCGACTCCATCGATATGACTGACCAGATGGACGAGTCCTACAAGCAACTGGCCGCTGATATGGCGACTGCTATGGGAGCTTGGGCTTGCGGTGTGGACTTGATTATCCCCGACCGCACCAAGCCAGCCAGCAAAGACAAGCCCAACTGCACCTGTATTGAGCTCAACTTCAACCCTGCCATGTACCTGCACACCTATACTTACGCAGGACCTGGACAGAGCATTACACCGAAGATTTTGAAAAAATTGTTTCCAGAACTATAG